A single Phragmites australis chromosome 4, lpPhrAust1.1, whole genome shotgun sequence DNA region contains:
- the LOC133917012 gene encoding callose synthase 3-like isoform X1 → MTSLSRTLSRGGPMQQPGPRRILRTQTAVNLGEPIFDSEVVPSSLVDIAPILRVANEVETANPRVAYLCRFYAFEKAHRLDPTSSGRGVRQFKTALLQRLERENEPTLAGRALKSDAREIQTFYHHYYKKYIQALQNASDQFDRAQLTKAYQTAAVLFEVLKAVTQQHAVEVDHEILEAADKVKEKTKIYLPFNILPLDPDSGNQAVMKFPEIQAAASALRNTRGLPWSKNYEHKVNEDLLDWLQAMFGFQTDNVSNQREHLILLLANIHIRRNPKTDQQSKLDDNALNDVMKKLFKNYKKWCKYLGRKSSLWLPTIQQEMQQRKLLYIGLYLLIWGEAANLRFMPECICYIYHHMAFEMYGMLAGNVSALTGEYVKPAYGGEKEAFLRKVVTPIYNTIAKEAERSKREKGNHSEWRNYDDLNEYFWSADCFRLGWPMRTDADFFYQPLNLTGERNEVSWLICFYFSIYLYVMPIYLVGLATANLKGYLQSTRTGKQKGKVNFVELRSFWHIFRSFDRLWSFFILALQVMIILAWNGGSLSNIFDPVVFKKILSIFITSSILNLGQATLDIIFNWKARRTMEFPVKLRYVLKFTFAALWVVLLPVTYAYTWENPTGIIRAIKNWFGNGRNHPSLFILSVVLYLSPSMLASILFLLPFLRRKLESSDYKLVRLIMWWSQPRLFVGRGMHESAFSLFMYTMFWIALFLTKFAFSYYVEIKPLVDPTKDIMNSPIHTFRWHEFFPREKSNIGVVIALWAPIILVYFMDTQIWYTIFSTLLGGIYGAFQRLGEIRTLGMLRSRFDSIPLAFHACLIPVETSDAKRKKGLKSYLHSRFKQMEHADKEKIAARFAQMWNEIVTSFREEDLIDNREKELLLVPYVADQALGVMQWPPFLLASKIPIAVDMAKDSNGKDRDLKKRLDNDYYFSCAIEECYASFKNIINDLVQGEPEKRVINKIFVEVEKYIAVDKVIADLNMRALPDLYNKVVELVKYLKENDEKDRSAVIKIFQDMLEVVTRDIFEDQHSILESTHGGSYRRPEDTTTWDQEYQLFQPSGAIRFPLQVTDAWLEKIKRLELLLTVKESAMDVPSNLEARRRLTFFTNSLFMDMPDAPKVRNMLSFSALTPYLNEPVLFSIKELEEENEDGVSMLFYLQKIYPDEWKNFQERVGWEEELKESEDLTEELRLWASYRGQTLSRTVRGMMYYRKALVLEAFLDMAKHEDLMEGYKAAEEWKIQQRSLLAQCEAVADMKFTYVVSCQQYGNDKRAALSNAQDILQLMRTHSSLRVAYIDEVEDRVGEKKMETAYYSTLVKVALTKDSESADPVQNLDQVIYRIKLPGPAMLGEGKPENQNHAIIFTRGEGLQTIDMNQDNYMEEALKMRNLLQEFLTEHGVRRPSILGVREHIFTGSVSSLAWFMSNQEHSFVTIGQRLLANPLKVRFHYGHPDVFDRLFHLTRGGVSKASKSINLSEDIFAGYNSTLRGGNITHHEYVQVGKGRDVGLNQISKFEAKVANGNGEQTLSRDIYRLGHRFDFFRMLSCYFTTVGFYFSTLLTVVTVYVFLYGRLYLALSGLEEQLSTRRGFIHNHPLQVALASQSLVQLGFLMALPMMMEIGLERGFGQALSEFIMMNLQLAAVFFTFSLGTKTHYYGRMLLHGGAQYRGTGRAFVVFHAKFADNYRLYSRSHFVKGIELMILLIIYQLFGQSYRSTIAYIFVTFCMWFLVLTWLFAPFLFNPSGFEWAKIVDDWSDWNKWISNRGGIGVSPDKSWESWWEVEQEHLKYSGTIGLFVEIILALRFFLYQYGLVYHLHITGNKSILVYLISWLVILVVLLVMKTVSVGRRRFSADFQLFFRLIKFFIFVSFTAILIVLIVLLHMTLRDIFVCFLAFLPTGWGILLIAQACRPLARRVGLWGSVRALARAYEIIMGVLLFTPITILAWFPFVSEFQTRMLFNQAFSRGLQISRILGGQKKERASRNKD, encoded by the exons ATGACGTCCTTGTCAAGAACGCTATCTCGGGGAGGGCCGATGCAGCAGCCAGGTCCTCGCCGCATCCTGAGGACGCAGACTGCTGTGAACCTTGGCGAGCCCATCTTTGACAGTGAGGTGGTGCCATCATCGCTTGTTGATATTGCGCCCATCCTCCGTGTCGCCAATGAGGTTGAGACGGCCAATCCCCGGGTCGCATACCTTT GCCGTTTCTATGCATTCGAAAAGGCTCACAGATTAGATCCGACTTCAAGCGGTCGCGGTGTCCGACAATTCAAGACAGCTCTTTTACAACGGCTTGAAAGG GAGAATGAGCCCACTTTGGCAGGAAGGGCACTGAAGAGTGATGCAAGAGAAATACAGACCTTCTATCATCACTACTACAAGAAATATATTCAAGCTCTTCAGAATGCTTCTGACCAATTTGATCG TGCCCAACTTACCAAAGCCTACCAGACTGCTGCCGTTCTATTCGAAGTTTTAAAAGCAGTTACTCAACAACATGCTGTTGAAGTAGACCACGAG ATCTTGGAAGCTGCTGATAAGGTTAAAGAGAAGACAAAGATCTATCTCCCTTTCAACATTCTCCCTCTTGATCCAGACAGTGGCAATCAGGCTGTCATGAAATTTCCTGAG ATCCAAGCTGCTGCTTCTGCTCTTCGGAATACTAGAGGTCTTCCATGGTCGAAAAATTATGAGCATAAAGTTAACGAGGACCTCTTGGATTGGCTTCAAGCTATGTTTGGCTTT CAGACAGATAATGTTTCGAATCAGAGGGAGCATTTGATTTTACTTCTTGCTAACATACATATACGAAGAAATCCGAAGACTGATCAACAATCTAAG TTGGATGACAATGCGCTGAATGATGTGATGAAAAAATTGTTTAAGAACTACAAGAAGTGGTGCAAATATCTTGGTCGCAAGAGCAGCCTTTG GTTGCCAACAATTCAGCAGGAGATGCAACAACGAAAGTTACTGTATATAGGCCTGTACCTTCTCATTTGGGGCGAAGCTGCAAACCTGCGATTTATGCCGGAATGCATTTGCTACATATATCATCAT ATGGCATTTGAAATGTATGGTATGCTAGCCGGAAATGTGAGTGCCTTGACGGGTGAATATGTGAAGCCAGCCTATGGCGGTGAGAAAGAAGCCTTTCTGAGAAAAGTTGTTACTCCCATTTACAATACCATAGCAAAG GAAGCTGAAAGGAGCAAAAGAGAAAAAGGGAATCATTCTGAGTGGAGAAACTACGACGATCTTAATGAATACTTCTG GTCTGCTGACTGCTTTCGGCTGGGTTGGCCTATGCGAACCGATGCTGACTTCTTTTATCAACCTTTAAATTTAACTGGTGAAAGAAATGAAGTAAGCTGGCTTATATGTTTCTATTTTAGCATATATCTTTATGTTATGCCTATATATTTGGTTGGGCTAGCAACAGCTAACTTAAAAGGCTATTTACAGAGCACAAGAACTGGCAAACAGAAAGGAAAGGTCAACTTTGTCGAGCTACGTTCATTTTGGCACATATTCAGGAGTTTTGATAGACTATGGAGCTTCTTTATTCTAGCTCTTCAG GTTATGATAATTCTTGCTTGGAATGGAGGCTCATTATCCAATATTTTCGATCCTGTGGTATTCAAGAAGATTTTGAGTATCTTTATCACTTCTTCTATACTAAATCTCGGACAAG CTACACTTGATATAATATTTAATTGGAAGGCCAGGAGAACAATGGAATTTCCAGTTAAGCTGAGATATGTTCTGAAGTTCACATTCGCAGCCCTGTGGGTGGTATTACTGCCAGTGACATATGCATACACCTGGGAGAATCCAACTGGAATTATTAGAGCTATCAAAAACTGGTTTGGGAATGGTCGAAATCACCCGTCACTCTTTATCCTTTCAGTAGTCCTATATTTGTCACCCAGTATGCTTGCttctattctttttcttctgccATTTCTACGCCGGAAACTTGAAAGTTCAGACTACAAGCTCGTGAGGTTGATCATGTGGTGGTCTCAG CCTCGTCTCTTTGTTGGCAGGGGAATGCATGAAAGTGCTTTCTCACTTTTCAT GTACACCATGTTCTGGATTGCTCTTTTTTTGACAAAGTTTGCATTTAGCTACTATGTAGAG ATCAAGCCTCTTGTTGACCCCACCAAGGATATCATGAACTCCCCTATACATACTTTCCGGTGGCATGAGTTTTTCCCAAGAG AAAAGAGCAACATTGGTGTTGTTATTGCACTTTGGGCCCCAATCATTCTG GTCTATTTCATGGACACACAAATTTGGTACACAATCTTCTCCACTCTGCTTGGTGGAATTTATGGTGCCTTCCAACGACTTGGAGAG ATTCGTACACTGGGGATGTTGCGATCTCGCTTTGATTCAATACCGTTAGCCTTTCATGCATGTCTAATTCCTGTTGAAACATCTGATGCCAAACGGAAGAAAGGTCTAAAGTCTTATTTACACAGTCGTTTCAAGCAG ATGGAACATGCGGACAAGGAGAAGATAGCAGCAAGGTTTGCACAGATGTGGAATGAAATTGTCACTAGCTTTCGAGAGGAAGACCTTATAGACAACAG GGAGAAGGAGCTGCTACTTGTTCCATATGTGGCTGATCAGGCCCTTGGTGTCATGCAGTGGCCTCCTTTTTTACTTGCCAGCAAG ATCCCCATAGCAGTTGACATGGCTAAAGATAGCAACGGCAAAGACCGTGATCTGAAAAAGAGGCTTGataatgattattatttttcttgcgCAATAGAGGAATGCTATGCATCATTTAAGAACATCATCAATGATCTTGTACAGGGCGAACCAGAGAAAAG GGTCATAAATAAGATATTTGTGGAAGTTGAAAAGTACATCGCCGTGGACAAAGTTATTGCAGATTTGAACATGCGTGCCCTGCCAGATCTCTACAACAAGGTTGTTGAGTTGGTAAAATACTTG AAGGAGAACGATGAGAAAGACAGGAGTGCTGTAATAAAGATTTTTCAAGATATGCTGGAGGTTGTAACCAGAGATATATTTGAGGACCAACATAG TATTTTGGAGTCAACTCATGGTGGTTCATATCGAAGGCCTGAAGACACAACAACATGGGATCAAGAGTATCAGTTATTTCAACCCTCTGGAGCTATCAGATTCCCCTTGCAAGTCACAGATGCTTGGCTAGAAAAG ATAAAAAGGCTGGAACTACTGCTTACTGTGAAAGAATCTGCTATGGATGTTCCTTCAAATCTAGAAGCCAGAAGGCGTCTTACCTTTTTTACCAACTCCTTATTTATGGATATGCCTGACGCACCCAAAGTCCGAAACATGCTTTCATTTTC TGCCTTGACCCCTTATTTAAATGAACCTGTTCTTTTCTCTATAAAAGAGCTTGAGGAGGAAAATGAAGATGGAGTTTCCATGCTATTCTACCTACAAAAAATTTATCCAG ATGAATGGAAGAACTTCCAGGAAAGGGTTGGTTGGGAGGAAGAACTTAAAGAGAGTGAAGACCTAACGGAGGAGCTTCGTCTATGGGCTTCATACAGAGGCCAAACACTTAGTCGAACAG TGAGAGGCATGATGTACTACCGGAAAGCTTTGGTTCTTGAAGCATTTCTAGACATGGCCAAACATGAAG ATCTCATGGAAGGGTACAAAGCAGCTGAAGAATGGAAGATACAACAGAGGTCCTTGCTTGCCCAATGTGAAGCAGTGGCTGATATGAAGTTCACCTATGTTGTTTCATGCCAGCAATATGGAAATGACAAGCGTGCTGCTCTCTCTAATGCCCAAGATATATTGCAGCTAATGAGGAC CCACTCTTCTCTCCGTGTAGCATATATTGATGAGGTGGAAGATAGAGTaggagagaagaaaatggagacAGCTTATTATTCTACTTTGGTAAAGGTTGCTCTAACTAAGGATTCTGAATCAGCAGATCCAGTACAAAATCTTGATCAG GTTATCTATCGGATAAAACTTCCAGGCCCTGCAATGTTGGGAGAGGGAAAGCCTGAAAATCAAAATCATGCAATAATTTTCACCCGTGGTGAAGGCCTGCAGACCATAGATATGAACCAG GATAACTATATGGAAGAAGCTCTTAAAATGAGAAATTTGCTTCAAGAGTTCCTTACAGAACATGGAGTCCGGCGTCCATCTATACTTGGAGTTAGAGAGCACATTTTTACTGGCAG TGTATCTTCCCTTGCATGGTTTATGTCAAATCAGGAGCACAGTTTTGTGACTATTGGGCAGCGTCTGCTTGCAAACCCTCTAAA GGTCCGATTCCACTATGGGCATCCTGATGTATTTGATAGGCTTTTCCATCTAACAAGGGGTGGTGTCAGTAAGGCATCAAAGAGTATCAACTtaagtgaagatatttttgcag GCTATAACTCAACTCTTCGTGGAGGCAATATAACCCACCATGAATATGTGCAAGTTGGTAAGGGAAGAGACGTCGGACTAAATCAGATCTCTAAGTTTGAGGCTAAAGTGGCAAATGGAAATGGTGAGCAGACTCTTAGCCGTGATATATACCGGCTTGGGCATCGCTTTGATTTTTTCAGGATGCTTTCGTGCTACTTCACTACCGTGGGGTTTTATTTCAGTACACTG CTGACAGTTGTTACAGTTTATGTATTTCTGTATGGGCGCCTTTATCTTGCTCTCAGTGGACTTGAAGAGCAGCTATCAACACGGCGAGGATTCATTCATAATCATCCCCTTCAGGTTGCTCTTGCGTCACAATCTCTTGTTCAGCTTGGTTTTCTGATGGCCCTGCCCATGATGATGGAAATTGGTCTTGAAAGAGGATTTGGTCAGGCACTAAGTGAATTTATCATGATGAACTTGCAATTGGCTGCTGTGTTTTTTACATTTTCTCTTGGCACTAAGACTCACTACTATGGACGAATGTTGCTCCATGGAGGTGCTCAGTACAGAGGTACTGGTAGGGCTTTTGTCGTCTTTCATGCTAAGTTCGCGGACAATTACAGGCTTTATTCTCGCAGCCACTTTGTTAAAGGGATCGAGCTGATGATTTTGCTTATCATATACCAACTATTTGGTCAATCTTATCGCTCAACCATCGCCTATATTTTTGTTACATTCTGCATGTGGTTCCTGGTGTTGACATGGCTATTTGCACCATTTCTATTCAACCCCTCGGGATTTGAGTGGGCGAAAATTGTTGATGATTGGTCTGATTGGAATAAATGGATCAGCAATCGTGGTGGGATTGGTGTGTCACCAGACAAGAGCTGGGAATCTTGGTGGGAAGTGGAGCAGGAACATCTGAAGTATTCAGGAACAATAGGACTCTTTGTTGAGATAATTTTGGCCTTGCGGTTTTTCCTATACCAGTATGGCCTTGTTTACCACTTACATATCACAGGCAACAAAAGTATATTG GTATATTTGATTTCATGGCTTGTAATTTTGGTGGTTTTGCTTGTTATGAAG ACAGTGTCTGTCGGAAGGCGGAGATTCAGTGCGGATTTCCAGCTATTCTTCCGTCTGATTaagttttttatatttgtttcttTCACTGCTATTTTGATTGTCTTGATAGTACTTCTTCATATGACCTTGCGAGATATATTTGTGTGCTTTCTGGCATTCTTGCCCACCGGATGGGGAATACTACTG ATTGCACAAGCTTGCAGGCCTCTTGCTCGACGGGTAGGGTTATGGGGATCTGTTCGTGCCCTTGCACGGGCATATGAGATAATTATGGGGGTGCTTCTCTTTACACCAATTACTATTTTGGCATGGTTTCCCTTTGTTTCTGAGTTCCAGACGCGGATGCTGTTTAATCAAGCGTTCAGTAGAGGACTGCAAATTTCCCGGATTCTTGGTGGTCAGAAGAAGGAACGGGCCTCTCGTAACAAAGACTGA